The proteins below come from a single Triticum aestivum cultivar Chinese Spring chromosome 5D, IWGSC CS RefSeq v2.1, whole genome shotgun sequence genomic window:
- the LOC123123552 gene encoding protein DEFECTIVE IN EXINE FORMATION 1, protein MRPLLALAVCALLAAGAAAAGEDAANTTNKFRQREASDDMLGYPHLDEDALLSTKCPKHVELRWQTEVSSSIYASPLIADINSDGKLEVVVPSFVHYLEVLEGSDGDKLPGWPAFHQSNVHSSPLLYDIDKDGTREIVLATYNGVVNFFRISGYLMMDKLEVPRRKVRKDWHVGLNPDPVDRSHPDVNDSSIAKQAASEESHPNIQDKSAGDESSKEPQSRSTTNTSQGADPLKHPSELQSAETKPNPTAEKENPELPKNPKTTTESASHAQRRLLQTADKSDDQTGSAETHGSDAGTAGESTVENDEPLEEEANASFDLFRDAEDLPEEYSYDYDDYVNETWWGDEDWTEQEHEKAEDYVSIDAHILSTPVIADIDNDDVQEMVIAVSYFFDREYYDNAEHLKELGGIDIGKYIASSIVVFNLDTKQVKWTAELDLSTESGKFLAHAYSSPTVVDLDGDGNLDILVGTSYGLFYVLDHHGKTRKNFPLEMAEIHAPVIAADINDDGKIEMVTADVHGNVAAWTAEGDEIWEVHLKSLVPQRPTVGDVNGDGHTDIVVPTVSGNIYVLSGKDGSKVQPFPYRTHGRIMSPVLLVDMSKHGEKTQGLTLATTSFDGYLYLIEGSSGCADVVDIGETSYTMVLADNVDGGDDLDLIVTTMNGNVFCFSTPSPHHPLKEWRSSNQGRNNAAYRHNRQGIYVKHGSRTFRDEEGKHFWVEFEIVDKYRVPYGNQAPYNVTVTLLVPGNYQGDRRIVVSQVYNEPGHKRMQLPTVPVRTTGTVLVEMVDKHGLHFADEYSLTFHVHYFKLLKWLVVLPMLGMFLVLVVLRPQEGAPLPSFSRNNID, encoded by the exons ATGCGTCCCCTCCTCGCCCTCGCCGTGTGCGCCCTCCTCGCGGCGGGCGCGGCCGCCGCGGGGGAGGATGCTGCGAACACGACCAACAAGTTCCGCCAGCGCGAGGCCAGCGACGACATGCTCGGATACCCCCACCT TGATGAAGATGCATTGTTGAGTACCAAGTGTCCAAAACATGTGGAGCTGAGATGGCAGACCGAAGTTAGTTCGAGCATTTATGCAAGTCCACTGATTGCTGATATCAACAG TGATGGAAAGTTGGAAGTAGTGGTGCCATCGTTTGTCCATTACTTAGAAGTGCTTGAAGGTTCCGATGGAGACAAACTACCAG GATGGCCTGCGTTTCACCAGTCAAATGTTCATTCAAGTCCTCTTCTCTATGACATTGACAAGGATGGCACACGGGAAATAGTGTTGGCTACTTACAATGGTGTAGTGAATTTCTTCAG GATATCAGGTTATCTGATGATGGACAAGCTAGAGGTACCTCGTAGGAAAGTTCGTAAAGATTGGCACGTTGGGCTAAATCCCGATCCAGTAGACCGTTCCCATCCGGATGTTAATGACAGTTCAATTGCGAAACAAGCTGCTTCTGAGGAATCTCACCCAAACATTCAGGACAAATCAGCTGGTGATGAATCTTCAAAGGAACCTCAGTCAC GAAGTACAACCAACACATCACAGGGAGCTGATCCCTTGAAACATCCATCTGAGCTACAGTCGGCCGAAACAAAACCTAATCCTACCGCTGAAAAGGAGAATCCAGAGTTGCCAAAAAATCCGAAAACCACGACAGAGAGTGCATCACATGCTCAGAGAAGGTTGCTTCAAACAGCAGATAAAAGTGATGATCAAACGGGAAGTGCAGAAACTCATGGAAGTGATGCAGGAACAGCAGGAGAATCAACTGTTGAAAATGATGAGCCTTTAGAGGAGGAAGCTAATGCATCATTTGATTTGTTTCGGGATGCAGAAGATCTCCCTGAAGAGTACAGTTATGATTATGATGATTATGTTAATGAGACCTGGTGGGGAGACGAGGATTGGACAGAACAAGAGCATGAGAAAGCGGAAGATTATGTGAGCATAGATGCTCACATATTGTCGACCCCA GTAATTGCAGATATTGACAATGATGATGTACAAGAAATGGTTATTGCTGTATCGTACTTCTTTGACCGCGA GTATTATGATAACGCAGAGCATTTAAAAGAGCTAGGAGGGATTGACATAGGAAAATATATTGCAAGCAGTATAGTTGTTTTTAACCTTGACACAAAACAAGTAAAATGGACAGCAGAACTCGATTTGAGTACCGAAAGCGGGAAATTCCTTGCCCATGCATATTCGTCTCCAACTGTGGTTGATTTGGATGGTGATGGAAATTTGGATATCCTTGTTGGAACTTCCTATGGCTTGTTTTATGTTCTTGATCATCACG GTAAGACTAGGAAAAATTTCCCCCTTGAGATGGCTGAGATCCATGCACCAGTCATTGCAGCAGACATCAATGATGATGGTAAGATTGAGATGGTCACTGCTGATGTGCATGGTAATGTAGCAGCTTGGACTGCAGAGGGAGACGAAATCTGGGAGGTGCATCTGAAGAGCCTTGTTCCACAG CGACCTACTGTCGGGGATGTCAATGGAGATGGCCACACTGATATTGTCGTCCCAACTGTATCGGGAAACATCTACGTTCTTAGTGGAAAGGATGGCTCAAAAGTTCAGCCTTTCCCATATAGAACACATGGAAGGATCATGAGTCCTGTCTTGTTAGTTGACATGAGCAAACATGGAGAAAAGACGCAAGGACTAACCCTTGCTACTACGTCCTTTGATGGTTATCTGTATTTGATCGAGGGCTCTAGTGGCTGTGCAGATGTTGTTGACATTGGAGAGACCTC GTACACTATGGTTTTGGCGGACAATGTGGATGGCGGAGATGACCTTGATCTCATTGTTACTACCATGAATGGCAATGTCTTTTGCTTCTCCACTCCTTCACCACACCATCCTCTCAAG GAATGGAGATCATCAAACCAAGGAAGGAATAATGCTGCATATAGGCACAACCGTCAAGGTATTTATGTTAAGCATGGTTCCAGGACATTCCGTGACGAAGAGGGTAAACATTTCTGGGTCGAATTTGAGATTGTAGACAAGTACAGGGTTCCCTATGGGAATCAAGCTCCTTACAATGTCACG GTAACTCTACTCGTCCCCGGGAATTACCAGGGAGACAGGCGCATTGTGGTCAGTCAAGTCTACAATGAACCAGGACACAAGCGGATGCAGCTCCCCACCGTGCCCGTCAGAACCACAGGAACTGTGCTCGTGGAGATGGTGGACAAACACGGGCTGCATTTCGCCGACGAGTACTCGCTCACCTTCCACGTGCACTACTTCAAGCTGCTGAAATGGCTCGTGGTTCTGCCGATGCTCGGGATGTTCCTTGTCCTCGTCGTCCTACGGCCCCAAGAAGGCGCACCGTTGCCGTCTTTTTCGCGGAACAACATCGACTAG
- the LOC123123555 gene encoding calmodulin-binding receptor-like cytoplasmic kinase 2 isoform X2 — translation MESSAGRRQPSTSSSSMSSQQVSSFSNFSKAASDGYPYPSSSPDTSYRHRRQASSHSAPFSSQLSRSSTRSSSGTFKAAARGVAGVFGTCFVPRVRKAEAEQEPEVSQVSRGSRSGGYSQGSRSAGFHVSTDSGTGKEGAGLTVADIFRATSNFSEKNMVREGASCSVYKGKLRDGSQVAVKRARKLNGQYLSAQLSRELETLQKIEHQNLVRFLGFFEQRDETLIVVEYVDNGSLREHLDESRGTGLELAQRLNIAIDVAHAITYLHEYAERSVIHRDIRSSNVLLTGALAAKVAGFGLARVAGDGEEATHVTTQAVGTAGYVDPEYLGTLQLTDKSDVYSFGVLLVELVTGRPPIERRRGLEPRATTKWALQKFRGGDAVVAMDPRVRRSPASVAAVEGMLRLAEQCVAPARQDRPSMRRCNEALWTVRRDFHRRQEPRQDASAGAATGDRSSEWVSR, via the exons ATGGAGTCGTCTGCGGGGAGGAGGCAGCCCAGCACGAGCAGCAGCAGCATGAGCAGCCAGCAGGTCTCGAGCTTCAGCAACTTCAGCAAGGCGGCCTCCGACGGGTACCCGTACCCCTCCTCCTCCCCGGACACCTCGTACCGGCACCGGCGGCAGGCCTCGTCGCACAGCGCCCCGTTTTCTTCCCAGCTGAGCCGGAGCTCAACCCGCAGCAGCAGCGGCACGttcaaggcggcggcgcggggcgtcgCCGGCGTGTTCGGTACCTGCTTCGTGCCCCGGGTCAGGAAGGCCGAGGCGGAGCAAGAACCGGAGGTCTCCCAGGTCTCTCGGGGGAGCAGGAGTGGAGGTTACTCTCAGGGGAGCAGGAGCGCGGGCTTCCATGTCTCCACGGATTCAG GGACAGGCAAGGAGGGTGCAGGGCTCACCGTTGCAGACATATTCAGAGCAACATCGAACTTCAGCGAGAAGAACATGGTCAGGGAGGGAGCTTCTTGCAGCGTCTACAAAGGGAAGCTCAGGGACGGCTCCCAAGTCGCCGTCAAACGTGCCAGAAAG TTAAATGGTCAGTATCTATCTGCTCAACTTAGCAGGGAGCTCGAGACGCTTCAGAAGATTGAGCACCAGAATCTGGTGAGGTTCCTCGGGTTCTTTGAGCAGAGAGATGAAACTCTGATCGTCGTCGAGTATGTCGACAATGGCTCCCTAAGGGAACACTTGGATG AATCGCGCGGAACCGGGCTAGAACTTGCGCAGCGGCTCAACATCGCGATCGACGTAGCTCATGCCATCACCTACTTGCACGAATACGCAG AACGGTCGGTGATCCACCGGGACATCCGGTCGTCGAACGTGCTGCTGACGGGGGCGCTGGCGGCGAAGGTGGCCGGGTTCGGGCTGGCTCGGGTGGCTGGCGACGGCGAGGAGGCGACGCACGTGACGACGCAGGCGGTGGGCACGGCCGGGTACGTGGACCCGGAGTACCTGGGCACGCTCCAGCTCACCGACAAGAGCGACGTCTACTCCTTCGGCGTCCTCCTCGTCGAGCTCGTCACCGGCCGCCCGCCCATCGAGCGCCGCCGCGGCCTCGAGCCCCGCGCCACCACCAAGTGGGCGCTGCAGAAGTTCCGGGGAGGCGACGCGGTGGTGGCCATGGACCCGAGGGTGCGGAGGAgcccggcgtcggtggcggcggtggaggggaTGCTCCGGCTGGCCGAGCAGTGCGTGGCGCCGGCGAGGCAGGACCGGCCGTCCATGCGGCGGTGCAACGAGGCGCTGTGGACCGTGCGAAGGGACTTCCACCGGAGGCAGGAGCCGCGGCAGGACGCGTCCGCCGGCGCCGCCACCGGAGACAGGAGCTCCGAGTGGGTTAGCCGATGA
- the LOC123123555 gene encoding calmodulin-binding receptor-like cytoplasmic kinase 2 isoform X1 has translation MESSAGRRQPSTSSSSMSSQQVSSFSNFSKAASDGYPYPSSSPDTSYRHRRQASSHSAPFSSQLSRSSTRSSSGTFKAAARGVAGVFGTCFVPRVRKAEAEQEPEVSQVSRGSRSGGYSQGSRSAGFHVSTDSAGTGKEGAGLTVADIFRATSNFSEKNMVREGASCSVYKGKLRDGSQVAVKRARKLNGQYLSAQLSRELETLQKIEHQNLVRFLGFFEQRDETLIVVEYVDNGSLREHLDESRGTGLELAQRLNIAIDVAHAITYLHEYAERSVIHRDIRSSNVLLTGALAAKVAGFGLARVAGDGEEATHVTTQAVGTAGYVDPEYLGTLQLTDKSDVYSFGVLLVELVTGRPPIERRRGLEPRATTKWALQKFRGGDAVVAMDPRVRRSPASVAAVEGMLRLAEQCVAPARQDRPSMRRCNEALWTVRRDFHRRQEPRQDASAGAATGDRSSEWVSR, from the exons ATGGAGTCGTCTGCGGGGAGGAGGCAGCCCAGCACGAGCAGCAGCAGCATGAGCAGCCAGCAGGTCTCGAGCTTCAGCAACTTCAGCAAGGCGGCCTCCGACGGGTACCCGTACCCCTCCTCCTCCCCGGACACCTCGTACCGGCACCGGCGGCAGGCCTCGTCGCACAGCGCCCCGTTTTCTTCCCAGCTGAGCCGGAGCTCAACCCGCAGCAGCAGCGGCACGttcaaggcggcggcgcggggcgtcgCCGGCGTGTTCGGTACCTGCTTCGTGCCCCGGGTCAGGAAGGCCGAGGCGGAGCAAGAACCGGAGGTCTCCCAGGTCTCTCGGGGGAGCAGGAGTGGAGGTTACTCTCAGGGGAGCAGGAGCGCGGGCTTCCATGTCTCCACGGATTCAG CAGGGACAGGCAAGGAGGGTGCAGGGCTCACCGTTGCAGACATATTCAGAGCAACATCGAACTTCAGCGAGAAGAACATGGTCAGGGAGGGAGCTTCTTGCAGCGTCTACAAAGGGAAGCTCAGGGACGGCTCCCAAGTCGCCGTCAAACGTGCCAGAAAG TTAAATGGTCAGTATCTATCTGCTCAACTTAGCAGGGAGCTCGAGACGCTTCAGAAGATTGAGCACCAGAATCTGGTGAGGTTCCTCGGGTTCTTTGAGCAGAGAGATGAAACTCTGATCGTCGTCGAGTATGTCGACAATGGCTCCCTAAGGGAACACTTGGATG AATCGCGCGGAACCGGGCTAGAACTTGCGCAGCGGCTCAACATCGCGATCGACGTAGCTCATGCCATCACCTACTTGCACGAATACGCAG AACGGTCGGTGATCCACCGGGACATCCGGTCGTCGAACGTGCTGCTGACGGGGGCGCTGGCGGCGAAGGTGGCCGGGTTCGGGCTGGCTCGGGTGGCTGGCGACGGCGAGGAGGCGACGCACGTGACGACGCAGGCGGTGGGCACGGCCGGGTACGTGGACCCGGAGTACCTGGGCACGCTCCAGCTCACCGACAAGAGCGACGTCTACTCCTTCGGCGTCCTCCTCGTCGAGCTCGTCACCGGCCGCCCGCCCATCGAGCGCCGCCGCGGCCTCGAGCCCCGCGCCACCACCAAGTGGGCGCTGCAGAAGTTCCGGGGAGGCGACGCGGTGGTGGCCATGGACCCGAGGGTGCGGAGGAgcccggcgtcggtggcggcggtggaggggaTGCTCCGGCTGGCCGAGCAGTGCGTGGCGCCGGCGAGGCAGGACCGGCCGTCCATGCGGCGGTGCAACGAGGCGCTGTGGACCGTGCGAAGGGACTTCCACCGGAGGCAGGAGCCGCGGCAGGACGCGTCCGCCGGCGCCGCCACCGGAGACAGGAGCTCCGAGTGGGTTAGCCGATGA
- the LOC123123553 gene encoding protein NLP4: MEEGGFQVQPGTSVRFTASPESPDIDWDGLDLVPLPGDISWPEVGIDASSLFASSSIFLSDGTTTTAATNTFLSPPNTCSSQPGTRVAVAHTMASEGAMVDLDELLSGDDPWLQVATIASSSTSFFDSPSTFPSDATTNRGTLSFSPGAAVDSDHVLEQPLFLSPATTPAWLHFATDASSCSPSSFASPSTFLLDATTDSSVPASRNTCLIQTSIPVPRTTLSQCVADDLDLPEQLLPDDKPWFGVAPNTSRSPNFFATPSIFPSDAKSTMVTVRERLTQALAYIEEMQRDKHVLLQVWVPTMSYGQLVLTTRGMPFTLNKSSERLVQFRDVSTRYQLSADVASKGSPVGLPGRVFIGKLPEWSPDVRYFTSYEYPMVAHAQYLDVHGTMGLPVFEKGNPSCLGVIELIMTRQKLNFTSEINNICSALQAVNLRSSEVSSIPRAKFSSASYKDALPEILEVLRAACVTHNLPLAQTWATCAQQWKRGSRHSDENYQHCISTIDAACYVNDPQMQNFHDSCSDHHLLLKQGVAGKAFTTNQPCFLPDIGSSAKPDYPLCHHAKIFNLKGAVAIRLRCTRTGTADFVLEFFLPTDCEALEEQKAVLDTLSGTMQNVCQTLRTVTDKELEDDAMKPNSFGGLQMNKKANKRKPMAPRSTVWKSFTKVMVGDTVKAKCNYCGENYCCESKNGTSSLISHLKRCKLNPNKSSVGVCIYV, from the exons ATGGAGGAGGGAGGCTTCCAGGTCCAGCCCGGTACCTCTGTGAGGTTCACGGCGTCACCGGAGAGCCCAGACATCGACTGGGACGGCCTAGATCTGGTACCTCTCCCCGGCGACATCTCGTGGCCTGAAGTGGGGATCGACGCGTCAAGCTTGTTTGCTTCTTCCTCCATCTTCCTCTCAGATGGCACAACCACCACGGCTGCTACAAACACCTTCTTGAGTCCACCAAACACCTGCTCGAGTCAACCTGGTACCCGTGTGGCAGTGGCACACACCATGGCGTCCGAAGGTGCGATGGTTGACTTGGATGAGCTGCTCTCCGGCGACGACCCCTGGCTTCAAGTGGCGACCATCGCTTCAAGCTCAACCAGCTTCTTTGATTCTCCCTCCACCTTCCCCTCAGATGCCACAACCAACAGGGGCACGCTCTCATTCTCTCCTGGAGCGGCCGTTGACTCGGATCATGTCCTCGAGCAGCCGCTCTTTCTCTCTCCGGCGACAACCCCGGCCTGGCTTCATTTCGCGACCGACGCTTCCAGCTGCTCTCCCAGCTCCTTTGCTTCTCCCTCCACCTTCCTCTTAGATGCCACAACAGACAGCTCGGTGCCTGCAAGTAGAAACACTTGCTTGATCCAGACCAGCATCCccgtgccgcgcaccaccttgtcCCAATGTGTGGCCGACGACTTGGATCTCCCGGAGCAGCTGCTCCCCGACGACAAACCCTGGTTTGGAGTAGCGCCCAACACTTCAAGATCTCCCAACTTCTTCGCCACTCCCTCCATCTTCCCCTCGGATGCCAAATCCACCATGGTCACCGTCCGGGAACGGCTTACGCAAGCACTAGCCTACATTGAGGAGATGCAAAGAGACAAACATGTGCTTCTCCAGGTATGGGTGCCGACCATGAGTTACGGTCAGTTGGTGCTGACGACGAGGGGGATGCCATTCACGCTCAACAAGAGCTCGGAGAGGCTCGTGCAGTTCAGGGACGTATCGACGCGGTACCAGTTGTCTGCAGATGTTGCGTCGAAGGGCTCACCTGTGGGGCTCCCAGGGAGGGTCTTCATCGGCAAGCTCCCCGAGTGGTCTCCAGACGTTCGGTACTTTACCAGCTATGAGTATCCTATGGTGGCCCATGCGCAATATTTGGACGTCCACGGGACGATGGGTCTGCCGGTGTTCGAGAAGGGGAACCCCTCGTGCTTGGGTGTCATTGAGTTGATCATGACCAGGCAGAAGCTCAATTTCACCTCTGAGATCAATAACATCTGCAGTGCTCTCCAG GCGGTTAACCTGAGGTCCTCAGAAGTTTCAAGCATTCCACGCGCAAAG TTCAGTAGTGCCTCATACAAAGACGCTCTACCGGAGATATTGGAAGTCTTAAGAGCCGCCTGCGTCACCCACAATCTACCATTAGCACAAACATGGGCCACCTGTGCTCAACAGTGGAAACGGGGCAGTCGCCACTCAGATGAGAACTACCAGCACTGCATCTCTACCATTGACGCAGCTTGCTACGTGAACGACCCTCAGATGCAGAATTTCCATGATTCCTGCTCCGATCACCACCTTCTGCTCAAGCAAGGGGTTGCAGGGAAAGCCTTCACCACGAACCAGCCGTGCTTCCTACCAGACATTGGATCTTCAGCTAAACCGGATTACCCATTATGTCACCATGCTAAGATCTTCAATTTAAAAGGTGCAGTGGCGATCCGGTTAAGATGCACACGCACTGGGACGGCGGACTTCGTGCTGGAGTTCTTCCTGCCGACGGACTGTGAAGCACTCGAGGAGCAGAAGGCAGTGTTGGACACCTTGTCGGGAACCATGCAAAATGTTTGCCAAACACTACGCACGGTTACAGACAAGGAGCTGGAGGACGACGCGATGAAGCCCAACTCATTTGGCGGTCTTCAGATGAACAAGAAGGCGAATAAAAGAAAACCGATGGCACCAAGATCAACCGTGTGGAAAAGCTTTACAAAGGTCATGGTTGGAGATACTGTCAAGGCTAAGTGCAACTATTGTGGTGAAAACTATTGCTGTGAATCGAAAAACGGTACATCCTCATTGATATCTCACTTGAAAAGGTGCAAACTTAATCCCAATAAGTCGTCCGTAGGGGTATGTATATACGTATAG